From the genome of bacterium, one region includes:
- a CDS encoding type II toxin-antitoxin system VapC family toxin, producing MKKLKIYLDTSVINFLFADDAPEFKKITKEFFEKYVKKYIVYISDVVIREIEETKDEAKKMKLLKVIEKYPLRILRLDKESDKLANIYIKEKVIPAKKMEDAQHIAISTCNQIDILLSWNFKHLANIQKQLSVKIVNEKEGYFYPLILTNPMEVIYK from the coding sequence ATGAAAAAATTAAAAATATACCTTGATACATCGGTGATAAACTTTCTTTTTGCTGATGATGCGCCTGAATTTAAGAAGATTACAAAAGAATTCTTTGAGAAGTATGTTAAAAAATACATTGTTTATATTTCTGATGTTGTAATTAGAGAAATTGAAGAAACAAAAGATGAGGCAAAGAAGATGAAACTCTTAAAGGTAATTGAAAAGTATCCTCTGAGAATTTTAAGATTAGATAAAGAATCTGATAAACTGGCTAATATTTATATTAAAGAAAAGGTTATACCTGCCAAGAAAATGGAAGATGCTCAACATATTGCTATTTCAACTTGTAATCAGATAGATATTCTTCTATCATGGAATTTTAAGCATCTGGCTAATATTCAGAAACAGCTTAGTGTTAAAATAGTCAATGAAAAAGAGGGCTATTTTTATCCTTTGATTT